The proteins below are encoded in one region of Arenibacter algicola:
- a CDS encoding BspA family leucine-rich repeat surface protein encodes MKSTLKCMLLVFCCLGFGSIMAQNPFITTWKTDNPGASNDYQITIPTGEGTFAYTVDWGDGSNDTTVYTGDATHTYATDDTYTVSISGDFPHLKFEYGEDNGKLLSVEQWGDQVWGSMQQTFYYCSNMIINATDVPDLTGVTNMSGMFYEATAFNQNIGGWNVSNVTNMSSMFYKATAFNQNIGGWNVSNVTNMSSMFNQATSFNQAIGGWDVSKVTNMSFMFYEAASFNQDIGSWNVGSVTDFSYLFYDATNFNQDIGLWDVKNVTNMFFMFKGLKDFDQDISNWNVSNVTKMDYMFYNASAFNQDIGNWDVSNVTNMDDMFLGATQFNGAIGNWNVGNVTSMKGMFLNAKSFDQNIGSWNVGGVTDMISMFRGATSFNQNIGSWDVSKVTDMRYMFDDSGLSASNYDNLLNGWSDLSLQSNVSLNAGNSTYCNGAAARQKIIDDFGWTITDAGEECPFVTTWKTDNPGKTDANSIEIPTGDGTFAYTVDWGDGSTDTTVYTGDATHTYATAGTYTVSISGDFPHLKFVDDGDNEKLLSLEQWGTQVWGSMEQTFYNCSNLVINATDAPDLTQVATTQSMFQNATSFNQDISAWDVSNVNKMLYMFAGATSFNQNIGAWDVSNVQYMSFMFDGASAFNQDIGGWIVTTATVMDNMFAGATSFNQDISGWNVSNVRSMNNMFDGASSFNQNIGVWDVSSVFYMEYTFRGASSFDQNIGAWNVSNVYAMTEMFKDAGLSTDNYDKLLEGWSTQTLQNGVAFDAGNSTYCDGDVARQKIIDDFGWSITDAGEDCPPPFITTWKTDNPGKTDANSIEIPTGDGTFAYTVDWGDGFTDTTVYTGPATHTYASPGTYTVSISGDFPHLKFDFGGDNQKLLYVEQWGGQVWESFSQAFFGCANMVINATDVPDLSNVTSMNLMFSFANAFNQDISGWDVSNVTNMRGIFEGAASFNHDISSWDVSNVTNMSNMFSNANAFDQNIGGWDVSNVTSMNYMFQSATSFNQDIGNWVVSSVTSMRGMFLQASSFNQDIIGWDVSKVTDMRAIFNKASSFNQAISDWDVSNVTKMSEMFYGATSFNQDIGGWDVSKVEEMESQFYQASSFNQNIGGWDVSKVYDMTYMFYEAPAFNQDIGDWDVSNVVSMYGMFQEAGLSKENYDKLLIGWSALNLKNGVELNVGSTAYCDGATARQKIIDDFNWTITDAGEECQKPFITTWHTGKTGKSDFYSIEIPTGDGTFAYTVDWGDGSTDNTVYTGNATHTYGSKGIYTVSISGDFPHLYFPWESFQDNKKLLSVEQWGSQIWESMRWSFYNCSNMVINATDVPDLSQVTDMSFMFRGAATFNGDIIGWDVSNVRDMKAMFYGASSFNQNIGGWDVSKVTNMAEMFFDATVFNQDIGNWDVSNVTNMSWMFEKASAFNQDIGNWDVSNVTNMQQMFSRALAFNQDIGNWDVRNVTNMVGMFIRALAFNQNIGVWEVSSVENMIGMFYEASTFNQDIGDWDVSNVTNMREMFYRAYAFNQDIGNWDVSNVTNMEGMFYKVAAFNQNLGFWDVSKVTTMRNMFADAGLSMENYDKLLNGWSVLTLQYNVIFGAGNSTYCDGDAARQKIASNFSWRITDAGGDCPDSDNDGIADKDDVCDDTPVGDAVNPSGCSVGQKLTVSTTAITLDENGGTGNFAVVLAVAPDSDVVLYMTSAATTEAIVDKTILNFTPSNWDTAQTVTVTGVNDDMVRDDATTISIRVANDSSDDTFDGLFHTIVVTLNDDDTDTDGDGVIDAIDNCATVPNGDQLDTDMDGEGDVCDSDDDNDGITDDVDLCSNTPAGEAVDAEGCSESQKDSDNDGVRDADDLCPDSPEDEAVDANGCSNSQKDSDNDGVTDDKDTCPNTPAGETADANGCSDSQKDADGDGVVNDEDLCPNTPAREAVDAEGCSDSQKDSDFDGVSDAEDLCPISPEDEAVDANGCANSQKDSDNDGVTDDNDTCPNTPAGETADANGCSDSQKEGDDGSDGDGSGDGNGDKDSLKVSQAFTPNGDGVNDTWTIYNIENYPNSFVRVFNRWGAEVFSARNYQNDWDGHYKDLSSRLPDGGSYYYEIDLEGDGNVDMNGWLFLAKQ; translated from the coding sequence ATGAAAAGTACCCTCAAGTGTATGCTCTTGGTCTTCTGCTGCCTCGGTTTTGGCAGTATCATGGCACAGAATCCATTTATCACCACCTGGAAAACCGATAATCCGGGAGCTTCCAACGACTATCAAATTACCATACCCACCGGCGAAGGCACTTTTGCCTATACCGTAGACTGGGGAGATGGCTCTAACGATACTACAGTATATACTGGAGACGCCACTCATACCTATGCCACGGATGATACTTATACGGTGAGCATTAGTGGCGATTTTCCGCATCTTAAATTTGAATATGGAGAGGATAACGGCAAATTATTGTCCGTGGAGCAATGGGGGGATCAGGTTTGGGGCTCCATGCAACAGACTTTTTACTATTGTTCCAATATGATCATCAATGCGACTGATGTGCCAGATCTGACAGGAGTAACTAACATGTCAGGTATGTTTTATGAAGCCACTGCATTTAACCAAAATATAGGAGGGTGGAATGTGAGTAATGTAACTAATATGTCATCCATGTTTTATAAAGCCACCGCATTTAACCAAAATATTGGAGGGTGGAATGTGAGTAATGTAACTAACATGTCATCCATGTTTAATCAAGCTACTTCTTTTAATCAAGCTATTGGAGGTTGGGATGTATCTAAGGTTACCAATATGAGCTTTATGTTTTATGAAGCTGCCTCTTTTAATCAAGATATTGGTTCATGGAACGTTGGAAGTGTAACCGATTTCTCATACTTATTCTATGACGCAACGAATTTCAATCAAGACATTGGTTTATGGGATGTTAAAAATGTCACCAACATGTTCTTTATGTTCAAAGGACTTAAAGACTTTGATCAGGATATTAGTAATTGGAATGTGAGCAATGTTACCAAGATGGATTATATGTTTTATAATGCCTCTGCTTTTAATCAAGATATAGGGAACTGGGATGTGTCCAATGTAACCAATATGGATGATATGTTTCTTGGGGCTACTCAATTTAACGGTGCAATAGGTAATTGGAATGTTGGGAATGTAACCAGCATGAAGGGTATGTTCTTGAATGCAAAAAGCTTTGATCAAAACATCGGTTCTTGGAATGTGGGAGGGGTAACCGATATGATAAGTATGTTTAGAGGTGCTACATCTTTTAATCAAAATATCGGTTCCTGGGATGTTTCCAAGGTGACTGACATGAGGTATATGTTTGACGATTCAGGCCTGTCTGCGAGCAATTATGATAATCTGCTAAATGGATGGAGCGATTTAAGCCTGCAGAGCAATGTTTCCTTAAATGCTGGAAACAGTACCTACTGTAATGGGGCTGCCGCCCGCCAAAAGATTATCGATGACTTTGGCTGGACCATCACCGATGCAGGGGAAGAATGTCCTTTTGTTACCACTTGGAAAACCGACAACCCCGGTAAGACGGATGCCAACAGCATTGAAATCCCCACCGGCGACGGCACCTTTGCCTATACGGTAGACTGGGGAGATGGCTCCACCGATACTACGGTCTACACAGGCGACGCCACCCATACCTATGCCACAGCGGGAACTTATACGGTGAGCATAAGCGGGGATTTTCCTCATCTTAAATTTGTTGATGACGGGGACAATGAAAAACTATTATCCTTAGAACAATGGGGTACTCAGGTCTGGGGCTCTATGGAACAGACTTTTTACAATTGTTCCAATTTGGTAATCAATGCGACTGACGCACCCGATTTGACACAAGTGGCAACGACCCAATCGATGTTCCAGAATGCAACATCCTTTAACCAGGATATCAGCGCATGGGATGTAAGCAATGTGAACAAAATGCTTTATATGTTCGCTGGTGCCACCTCCTTTAATCAAAATATTGGAGCCTGGGACGTATCCAATGTACAATATATGTCGTTTATGTTCGATGGCGCTTCCGCTTTCAACCAGGATATTGGTGGGTGGATTGTGACCACGGCAACCGTAATGGATAATATGTTCGCTGGTGCAACCTCTTTTAACCAAGATATCAGTGGTTGGAATGTGAGCAATGTACGTAGTATGAACAATATGTTCGATGGTGCATCCTCCTTTAATCAAAATATTGGGGTTTGGGATGTCTCCTCGGTGTTCTATATGGAATATACGTTTAGAGGGGCTTCTTCCTTTGACCAGAACATTGGTGCTTGGAACGTATCCAATGTTTATGCTATGACGGAGATGTTCAAAGATGCCGGACTTTCCACGGACAACTACGATAAATTGTTAGAAGGTTGGAGTACCCAGACTTTACAGAACGGAGTGGCTTTTGATGCCGGCAACAGTACCTATTGCGATGGTGATGTGGCGCGTCAAAAAATTATAGATGACTTTGGATGGAGCATCACCGATGCCGGAGAGGACTGCCCACCTCCTTTTATTACCACTTGGAAAACCGACAACCCCGGAAAGACCGATGCCAACAGCATTGAAATCCCCACCGGGGACGGCACCTTTGCCTATACGGTAGACTGGGGCGATGGCTTCACCGACACTACGGTATATACGGGCCCGGCGACCCATACCTATGCCAGCCCGGGCACCTATACAGTAAGTATCAGCGGAGATTTTCCGCATCTTAAATTTGATTTTGGAGGGGACAATCAAAAATTACTTTATGTAGAACAATGGGGGGGGCAGGTCTGGGAATCCTTTAGTCAGGCATTTTTTGGATGTGCCAATATGGTCATCAATGCCACTGATGTACCCGATCTGTCAAACGTGACCAGCATGAACCTAATGTTTTCATTTGCAAATGCCTTTAACCAAGATATCAGTGGTTGGGACGTATCCAATGTAACAAACATGAGGGGAATCTTTGAAGGAGCCGCTTCCTTTAACCATGATATCAGTAGTTGGGATGTATCCAATGTAACCAATATGAGCAATATGTTCTCAAATGCCAATGCCTTTGACCAGAACATTGGGGGTTGGGACGTATCCAATGTAACATCGATGAACTATATGTTCCAAAGCGCCACATCTTTTAACCAGGATATTGGTAACTGGGTGGTATCCAGTGTAACCAGTATGAGAGGAATGTTTTTACAGGCCAGCTCTTTTAACCAGGATATTATCGGCTGGGACGTATCCAAGGTTACCGACATGCGTGCAATATTTAACAAAGCAAGCTCCTTTAACCAGGCTATAAGCGATTGGGATGTCTCCAATGTTACCAAAATGTCCGAAATGTTTTACGGAGCAACCTCCTTTAATCAGGACATTGGAGGCTGGGATGTATCCAAGGTGGAAGAAATGGAGTCGCAGTTCTACCAGGCCAGCTCTTTTAACCAGAATATTGGGGGCTGGGATGTGTCCAAGGTGTACGATATGACATATATGTTCTATGAAGCACCAGCCTTTAATCAGGATATTGGCGATTGGGACGTATCCAATGTGGTATCAATGTATGGTATGTTTCAAGAAGCGGGACTTTCCAAAGAAAACTATGACAAGCTGTTAATCGGTTGGAGTGCCCTGAACTTAAAGAACGGGGTGGAATTAAATGTGGGGAGCACTGCCTATTGCGATGGGGCCACTGCCCGCCAGAAAATTATAGATGACTTTAATTGGACCATTACCGATGCCGGGGAAGAGTGCCAAAAGCCTTTTATCACAACCTGGCATACGGGAAAGACTGGCAAGTCCGATTTCTATAGCATCGAAATACCCACAGGAGACGGCACCTTCGCCTATACCGTGGATTGGGGGGATGGCTCTACGGATAATACGGTGTACACAGGCAATGCCACCCATACCTATGGCTCAAAGGGTATCTATACCGTAAGCATCAGTGGCGATTTTCCACATCTTTATTTTCCCTGGGAGAGTTTCCAGGATAATAAAAAACTGCTTTCGGTAGAACAATGGGGTAGCCAAATCTGGGAATCCATGAGGTGGAGCTTTTACAACTGTTCTAATATGGTTATTAATGCGACAGATGTCCCCGATCTTTCCCAGGTAACCGATATGAGTTTTATGTTCAGGGGTGCAGCCACCTTTAACGGAGACATTATTGGTTGGGACGTCTCCAATGTCCGTGATATGAAGGCTATGTTCTATGGTGCCAGCTCTTTTAACCAGAATATTGGGGGCTGGGATGTGTCCAAGGTAACCAATATGGCGGAGATGTTCTTTGATGCAACTGTTTTTAATCAGGATATTGGCAATTGGGATGTTAGTAATGTGACTAATATGAGTTGGATGTTTGAAAAAGCCTCTGCCTTTAATCAAGATATTGGCAATTGGGATGTTAGTAATGTGACCAATATGCAGCAAATGTTTAGCAGAGCCTTAGCTTTTAATCAAGATATTGGGAACTGGGATGTGCGTAATGTGACCAATATGGTTGGCATGTTTATCAGAGCGTTAGCTTTTAATCAAAATATTGGGGTCTGGGAGGTCAGTAGTGTGGAGAATATGATAGGAATGTTTTATGAAGCCTCTACTTTTAATCAAGATATTGGGGATTGGGATGTTAGTAATGTGACCAATATGCGGGAAATGTTCTATAGGGCCTATGCTTTTAATCAAGATATAGGGAATTGGGATGTTAGTAATGTGACCAATATGGAGGGCATGTTTTATAAAGTCGCTGCTTTTAATCAAAATCTTGGGTTCTGGGATGTGTCCAAAGTAACCACCATGAGGAATATGTTTGCAGACGCCGGACTGTCTATGGAGAACTATGACAAACTGTTGAACGGCTGGAGTGTGCTGACTTTACAATACAATGTGATTTTTGGTGCCGGTAACAGCACCTATTGCGATGGGGACGCTGCCCGCCAAAAAATCGCCAGTAACTTTAGTTGGAGAATTACGGATGCGGGAGGAGACTGTCCAGATAGTGATAATGACGGGATCGCTGATAAAGATGATGTCTGCGATGATACCCCAGTGGGAGATGCAGTAAATCCTAGCGGATGCTCAGTGGGTCAAAAATTAACGGTAAGTACAACAGCGATCACCCTGGACGAGAATGGAGGTACGGGCAACTTTGCTGTAGTCTTGGCTGTAGCCCCAGATTCCGATGTAGTACTCTATATGACGAGTGCTGCAACGACGGAGGCTATAGTGGATAAGACCATCCTTAACTTTACCCCCTCCAATTGGGATACGGCCCAGACGGTGACCGTTACTGGGGTAAACGACGATATGGTTCGTGACGATGCTACTACCATTTCCATTCGTGTAGCTAATGATAGTTCTGACGATACTTTTGACGGTTTGTTCCACACAATAGTAGTTACACTTAACGATGATGATACTGATACGGATGGTGACGGGGTGATTGATGCTATCGATAATTGTGCTACCGTACCCAACGGGGATCAGTTAGACACGGATATGGACGGAGAAGGAGATGTATGTGACAGTGATGATGACAACGATGGCATTACAGACGATGTAGATCTTTGCTCCAACACCCCTGCTGGAGAAGCTGTGGATGCCGAAGGCTGCTCAGAGAGTCAAAAGGACAGTGACAATGATGGGGTAAGAGATGCTGATGACCTATGTCCGGATTCTCCTGAAGACGAGGCCGTGGATGCCAACGGTTGTTCCAATAGTCAGAAAGACAGTGATAATGATGGTGTAACCGATGATAAGGATACTTGCCCCAATACCCCTGCCGGGGAAACGGCCGACGCCAATGGATGTTCGGACAGCCAAAAGGATGCAGATGGCGATGGGGTTGTCAACGATGAAGACCTTTGTCCCAATACCCCTGCTAGGGAAGCTGTGGATGCCGAAGGCTGCTCCGACAGTCAGAAGGACAGTGACTTTGACGGGGTAAGCGATGCAGAAGACCTATGTCCGATTTCCCCTGAAGATGAGGCCGTGGATGCCAACGGTTGTGCCAATAGTCAGAAAGACAGTGATAATGATGGTGTAACCGATGATAATGATACTTGTCCCAATACCCCTGCCGGGGAAACGGCCGACGCCAATGGCTGTTCCGATAGTCAAAAAGAGGGTGACGACGGTAGTGATGGTGATGGTTCCGGTGACGGAAATGGTGACAAGGACTCCCTAAAGGTGTCCCAGGCCTTTACGCCCAATGGCGATGGGGTAAACGATACTTGGACCATCTATAACATAGAAAACTATCCCAACTCCTTTGTGCGGGTATTCAACAGATGGGGAGCAGAAGTGTTCTCTGCCAGGAACTACCAGAACGACTGGGACGGACATTACAAGGACCTGAGCAGTAGACTGCCAGATGGAGGTTCCTACTACTACGAAATAGACCTTGAAGGGGACGGTAACGTAGATATGAACGGATGGCTGTTTTTGGCCAAACAATAA
- a CDS encoding ISAon1 family transposase N-terminal region protein, which yields MDKGTDLSLLSLFLPEGLLDFFDIVGFEQKPIKNPLYDNRLTVFLEEKKQIPERYKEHTFKASGFMEPRVIDDYPIRSNLVSLSLKRRRWDVLEDEKWTKTSRDWDEFIAQGTRMSKEFAAFLKEING from the coding sequence ATGGACAAAGGAACCGATTTATCGTTATTGAGCTTATTTTTACCAGAGGGATTACTCGACTTTTTTGATATCGTCGGCTTTGAACAAAAACCTATAAAGAATCCCTTATACGACAATCGGCTGACTGTATTTCTAGAGGAGAAAAAGCAGATACCGGAGCGTTACAAAGAGCACACCTTTAAGGCCAGTGGCTTTATGGAGCCCAGGGTCATCGATGATTATCCGATCCGCAGCAATCTGGTCAGTTTGAGTCTCAAGCGCAGGCGCTGGGATGTCCTGGAGGATGAAAAATGGACCAAGACCAGCCGTGATTGGGACGAATTTATTGCACAGGGGACCCGCATGTCAAAGGAGTTCGCTGCTTTTTTAAAAGAGATCAACGGATAA
- a CDS encoding site-specific integrase: MATLKTVLHTKTDKKGKKEFRLALRLTVNRKRSYYHLGQKLKPEFWDESGEKVKTSHPKYKRLNRLIRKKYDEIEDIIFDLEASKQNYTAKGVIDSIRKDTRKLSFFELANEHIGDLINANKHNRAISDRSKINTIKEFVKNRNLTFEEIDEQLLKKLKIYLRSNAGISERSAMNVLVLIRLLFNIAISKKIVDRKFYPFGKDKIKIKYPQTIKIGLDENEIRKIEELDLEEGTPTWHTRNIFLFSFYLAGIRISDVLRMEWSDINGDRLYYKMSKNDKADSLKLPDQVIKILDYYKIDKRLKSDYIFPDLKNLPNKDSKTIYTRIKSSIKRHNTNLKMIAGLAKIDKKITNHISRHSFGNIAGDKVSPQMLQKLYRHTHLSTTIGYQGNFIHKNADEALDAIINFSK; encoded by the coding sequence ATGGCAACTCTAAAAACTGTTTTACACACTAAAACCGACAAAAAAGGAAAGAAAGAATTTCGTTTAGCACTGCGCCTTACAGTAAATCGAAAACGCAGTTATTACCATCTAGGCCAAAAGCTAAAACCGGAGTTTTGGGATGAAAGTGGTGAAAAAGTCAAAACTTCACATCCAAAGTACAAACGGCTAAATAGGCTCATTAGAAAGAAATACGATGAAATTGAAGATATCATATTTGACTTGGAAGCTTCTAAACAAAATTATACAGCTAAAGGTGTAATAGATTCTATTCGAAAGGATACCCGAAAATTATCGTTTTTTGAACTTGCTAACGAGCACATTGGGGATCTGATCAATGCCAATAAGCATAATAGAGCAATTTCCGATAGAAGCAAAATTAACACCATAAAGGAATTCGTTAAAAACAGAAACCTGACATTTGAGGAAATAGATGAACAATTACTTAAAAAATTGAAAATTTACCTTCGTAGTAATGCCGGAATATCTGAACGATCTGCAATGAACGTGTTGGTTTTGATACGATTACTTTTTAACATTGCCATTAGTAAAAAGATAGTGGATAGAAAGTTTTACCCTTTCGGGAAAGACAAAATAAAGATAAAATACCCCCAGACCATTAAAATAGGTCTAGATGAAAACGAGATTCGGAAAATTGAGGAACTTGATTTAGAAGAGGGAACTCCAACATGGCACACTAGAAACATATTCTTATTTTCCTTCTATCTTGCCGGAATAAGGATATCGGACGTCCTTAGAATGGAATGGAGTGACATTAATGGAGATCGACTATATTACAAAATGAGCAAAAATGACAAAGCCGATTCACTAAAACTTCCTGACCAGGTGATAAAAATTCTTGACTACTACAAAATTGACAAAAGACTTAAATCAGATTACATTTTTCCTGATTTAAAAAATTTACCAAACAAGGACTCCAAGACTATCTACACAAGAATTAAATCTTCTATAAAAAGACATAATACCAATTTAAAAATGATTGCCGGACTTGCTAAAATAGATAAAAAAATTACCAATCACATATCTCGACATAGTTTCGGAAACATAGCAGGCGACAAGGTCTCGCCCCAAATGCTTCAAAAATTATACAGGCATACCCATCTCAGTACAACTATTGGCTACCAAGGGAATTTTATTCATAAAAATGCGGACGAAGCATTGGACGCTATAATTAATTTTTCAAAGTAG
- a CDS encoding helix-turn-helix domain-containing protein produces the protein MYNILLIASIFGFVLTTLLFLKKSTQPKATIFLGSFYFLLSVYALQAYIIDGGHLALCSWFFLWPLILYNLFAVPIYFYFETIMADEFKWKKRYLLLFLPFVLSVIDAGFIYLQPDAVYQEMLHNALTDPKNRLHVSYWLLDLDQHMLMRHVWQLGALLIVMPKLLDFIKEGTADGLKVILNKWLLVFWFGLTLFAVFAIFYAVENMLAINIFEGGSMVPVILYLIMFSIGVIPIYFPTILHGYPQVIEGTVDSKQSISNQELDNKYGLDEAGVKRKLKLLVQKKLHLQQDFNVTNCAREMEMPAHHLSYFIKQQYGLNFTSYKNNLRMQHAKKLIEDGFLENNTTDALAWECGFASRSSFSRVFKDATDHSPSDYASILQDNG, from the coding sequence GTGTATAATATTTTATTGATTGCCTCCATTTTCGGTTTTGTTCTAACCACCTTGTTGTTTTTAAAAAAATCCACCCAACCCAAAGCCACTATTTTTCTAGGGAGCTTTTACTTTTTGCTTTCAGTCTATGCCTTGCAGGCCTATATTATAGATGGAGGGCATTTGGCATTATGTAGTTGGTTTTTTTTATGGCCGCTTATACTTTATAACCTGTTTGCCGTGCCCATTTATTTTTATTTTGAAACTATTATGGCTGATGAATTTAAATGGAAAAAAAGATACTTGCTACTGTTTCTTCCTTTTGTTTTAAGTGTTATTGACGCAGGATTTATATATCTGCAACCAGATGCGGTTTATCAAGAAATGTTACATAATGCCTTGACCGACCCCAAAAATAGGCTGCATGTAAGTTATTGGCTCCTTGATCTGGATCAGCACATGCTAATGCGCCATGTATGGCAGCTTGGCGCCTTATTGATTGTGATGCCCAAGTTATTGGACTTTATCAAGGAAGGCACTGCTGATGGGTTAAAGGTTATTTTGAACAAATGGTTATTGGTTTTTTGGTTTGGCTTAACCCTATTTGCCGTATTTGCCATTTTTTATGCCGTAGAGAATATGCTGGCGATAAACATTTTTGAAGGGGGATCTATGGTACCGGTAATATTGTATTTGATTATGTTCTCCATAGGGGTAATTCCCATCTATTTCCCTACCATCTTACATGGGTATCCTCAAGTAATCGAAGGTACTGTGGATTCAAAACAATCGATTTCCAACCAAGAACTCGATAATAAGTATGGATTGGATGAAGCAGGGGTAAAAAGAAAGCTGAAACTTCTCGTTCAAAAGAAATTGCATTTGCAACAAGATTTTAATGTTACCAATTGTGCACGTGAGATGGAAATGCCTGCACATCATTTGTCTTATTTCATTAAGCAGCAGTATGGACTTAATTTTACTTCCTATAAGAACAATTTACGTATGCAACATGCCAAAAAACTGATCGAAGACGGTTTTTTGGAGAATAATACCACCGATGCCCTGGCTTGGGAATGTGGTTTTGCCAGCAGGAGCTCCTTTAGCAGGGTCTTTAAAGACGCAACAGACCATAGTCCAAGTGATTATGCATCAATACTCCAAGATAACGGCTAG
- a CDS encoding ISAon1 family transposase — protein MSGQQLGSLFGVNGKKLQRQYRNYLSEFKHWEQKGHAKQWLVFPENMGPYLSIDETALSKGELYTIITNKKAKGKKGSIVAIFSGTKVGPIMEQLMKIPAKKRATVKEITLDMANSMKTIAKKCFPKAVQVTDRFHVQKLALEALQDIRIKHRWDAIDRENQQIKQAKEKNRAFVPKEFNNGDTRKQLLARSRYLLYKSPNNWTRNQSERSRILFDQYPDIKTAFDLVQGLRNIFNTATSIQTAYTKLAHWYKDVENTGFRAFNTIANTISLNYRSILNYFINRSTNASAESFNAKIKAFRAQFRGVRNTEFFLFRLTQLFA, from the coding sequence CTGAGCGGCCAACAACTTGGGTCTCTCTTCGGGGTAAATGGCAAGAAACTCCAGCGGCAGTACAGGAATTATCTGAGCGAGTTCAAGCATTGGGAGCAAAAGGGACATGCCAAACAATGGCTCGTCTTTCCCGAAAATATGGGACCTTACCTCTCCATTGACGAAACGGCACTCTCCAAGGGGGAGCTCTACACCATAATCACCAACAAAAAAGCCAAGGGTAAAAAAGGGTCTATAGTGGCCATATTCTCCGGCACCAAGGTGGGGCCCATCATGGAACAACTGATGAAAATACCCGCCAAGAAAAGGGCAACGGTCAAGGAAATCACCCTGGATATGGCGAACTCGATGAAGACCATCGCCAAAAAATGCTTCCCAAAAGCGGTACAGGTGACGGATAGGTTCCACGTACAGAAGCTGGCGCTGGAGGCCCTTCAGGATATCCGGATCAAACATAGGTGGGACGCCATAGACCGGGAGAACCAACAGATAAAGCAGGCAAAAGAAAAGAACAGGGCCTTCGTCCCAAAAGAATTCAATAACGGGGACACCAGAAAACAACTCTTGGCCAGAAGTAGGTACCTGCTTTATAAATCGCCCAACAATTGGACCCGGAACCAATCCGAAAGAAGCAGGATATTGTTCGATCAATACCCTGATATAAAGACTGCCTTTGACCTGGTCCAAGGACTCAGGAACATATTCAATACGGCAACTTCCATTCAAACGGCATATACCAAGTTGGCACATTGGTACAAAGACGTAGAGAACACGGGCTTTAGAGCCTTCAACACTATTGCAAACACGATATCGCTCAACTATAGATCGATCCTGAACTATTTTATAAATAGAAGTACAAATGCATCCGCTGAATCCTTCAACGCTAAAATAAAGGCATTCAGGGCACAGTTCAGAGGGGTTAGAAACACAGAATTCTTTCTGTTTAGATTAACTCAGTTATTTGCATAA